From Candidatus Cloacimonadota bacterium, the proteins below share one genomic window:
- the purD gene encoding phosphoribosylamine--glycine ligase: MTVLIIGGGGREHALAAAIAKDGVKVFVAPGNAGIAREFDCLSLPNVEAVLDWCVLNHPKYVVFGPEQPLAEGWADILEKAGIACVGPSKKAAKIESSKAFAKDLMAKNDIPTASYECFENPEQARKQILSQPKYPIVIKADGLAAGKGVAVVENEADAVKFLESISGKVVLEEFLEGWETSLFAITDGESFKTTLFARDHKRLMDGDLGPNTGGMGAFCPVPEAEAWRDEIEQRVISPTLDALRELGTPFKGFLYCGLMITKEGPKVLEYNCRLGDPETQALLPLLNTPFTEICEAITSKKVHELKLEWSQESSVCVVLSSQGYPGSFSTGHQINFSKEIKSLIRYGGVAEKAGKLVTSGGRVLSLVALGKNLATARERVYHDIEAVEFLGKHFRGDIALPRNEL; encoded by the coding sequence TTGACAGTGTTAATCATTGGTGGCGGCGGGCGTGAACATGCTTTGGCAGCAGCGATTGCCAAAGATGGAGTCAAAGTTTTTGTGGCTCCCGGAAACGCGGGAATTGCCCGTGAATTTGATTGTCTTTCCCTCCCAAACGTGGAAGCGGTTTTGGATTGGTGTGTATTAAATCATCCAAAATATGTTGTGTTTGGTCCGGAACAACCTCTGGCGGAAGGCTGGGCGGACATTTTGGAAAAAGCAGGAATTGCCTGTGTGGGACCCAGCAAAAAAGCAGCAAAGATTGAAAGCAGCAAAGCTTTTGCCAAGGATTTGATGGCAAAAAACGACATCCCAACAGCTTCTTATGAATGTTTTGAGAACCCGGAGCAAGCAAGAAAACAAATCCTTTCTCAACCCAAATATCCCATCGTGATTAAAGCGGATGGGCTTGCCGCGGGAAAAGGTGTGGCAGTGGTCGAAAACGAAGCGGATGCTGTGAAGTTTTTGGAGTCAATATCCGGTAAAGTGGTTTTGGAAGAATTCCTGGAGGGCTGGGAAACTTCGCTGTTTGCCATTACAGACGGTGAAAGCTTTAAAACCACGCTGTTCGCAAGAGACCACAAGCGTTTGATGGATGGAGACTTGGGACCAAACACCGGTGGGATGGGTGCGTTTTGTCCTGTTCCAGAAGCCGAGGCTTGGCGCGATGAGATTGAACAGCGCGTTATCTCCCCAACTTTAGATGCTTTGCGTGAGCTGGGAACACCCTTTAAGGGATTTCTCTATTGTGGATTGATGATTACAAAAGAAGGCCCCAAAGTTTTGGAATACAATTGCCGCTTGGGTGACCCCGAAACCCAAGCCCTGCTTCCGCTTCTAAACACACCCTTCACAGAGATTTGCGAAGCCATCACGTCCAAAAAGGTTCATGAACTGAAACTGGAGTGGAGCCAAGAAAGCAGTGTTTGCGTGGTTTTGAGCTCCCAAGGTTATCCGGGAAGTTTCAGCACAGGACATCAAATCAATTTTTCAAAAGAAATAAAAAGCCTTATCCGCTATGGCGGTGTGGCAGAAAAAGCGGGCAAATTGGTAACTTCTGGTGGCAGAGTATTGTCGCTGGTGGCCTTGGGAAAAAATCTGGCCACGGCTCGCGAAAGAGTTTATCATGATATCGAAGCGGTTGAATTTTTGGGAAAACATTTCCGCGGAGATATTGCATTGCCTCGCAATGAATTATGA